In the genome of Coregonus clupeaformis isolate EN_2021a chromosome 1, ASM2061545v1, whole genome shotgun sequence, one region contains:
- the LOC121583089 gene encoding phosphatidylcholine:ceramide cholinephosphotransferase 1-like — protein sequence MKAFLCTVMPWAWFPVLNLYLKRLFGNWEAPMRRIMKLIAGGGLSITDSHTMCGDYLYNGHIVILTLTISLSKSDSPKRFWWYHWFCWTLSAVGIFCILQAHDHYTVDVVVAYNLTTRLFWWYHTLANQQALKETSQSNLFSRVWWYRQFQYFEENVKGIVPRNYQLPWSSWRSSSWSRWMKYSRLDTQ from the exons ATGAAGGCCTTTCTGTGTACTGTCATGCCCTGGGCCTGGTTTCCTGTTCTAAACCTCTATCTGAAGAGGTTGTTTGGGAACTGGGAGGCTCCGATGAGGAGGATCATGAAACTGATTGCCGGCGGAGGCTTGTCAATCACTGACTCCCACACCATGTGTGGAGACTACCTGTATAACGGCCACATAGTCATTCTAACGCTAACTATCTCTTTATCAAAGAGT GATTCCCCTAAGAGGTTTTGGTGGTACCACTGGTTTTGCTGGACTCTGAGTGCAGTGGGCATCTTCTGCATCCTGCAGGCCCATGACCACTACactgtggatgtggtggtggcCTACAATCTCACAACACGCCTCTTCTGGTGGTACCACACCCTGGCCAACCAGCAG GCGCTGAAAGAGACATCCCAGAGCAACCTGTTCTCCAGAGTCTGGTGGTATCGACAGTTTCAGTACTTTGAGGAGAACGTCAAGGGTATTGTCCCTCGGAATTATCAGCTGCCGTGGTCATCATGGCGATCGTCTTCCTGGAGCCGGTGGATGAAGTACAGCAGACTGGACACCCAGTGA